A region of the Cryptococcus neoformans var. neoformans B-3501A chromosome 6, whole genome shotgun sequence genome:
GATACGGGATTATGTAAGCGTGGCACTTGATACGTGTAGCGGTGCGTGGCCTTGCGCGCGGTATCTGCAACAGCAATCACGACCCATTTCGTTAATCTTAATTTGATCTCGCAACTCTGTTTTCACACGATACAAAATGGAAGTCaacaaggaggaggctCTTAGGGCCCTCTCCATAGCCCAGAAGCACCGTTCCGCTTCAAACTTGCCTTCGGCACTCAAGTTTGCCCGCAAAAGCGTTGCTTTATTTTCGACCCCCGAAGGAGAGGCAATGATCACTATCATCGAACGAGAGATCGAGTCGGGCGGGTCAGCCTCGGGATCTGGAGCTTCTAGTGGGACATCGACTGCTAACGGTAATACACCGTCTTCAAAGGGGAAGGCGAGCGGTATCGAGGAGCATGTTACTTCAGCATACTCCAGGCACGGGACAAAGACCGAAGCGGATGATGGAAAGTCCAAGAAGAGGGAATACACTACCAAGCAGCTGGAAGTGGTGAAGAGAGTCAAAGCGTGCAAACATCATCAGTACTATGAGATTTTATCCGGTGAGTCTTAATGGCCAACGACCGTCAAAGCGCTTTGTTGACATTCGTAACTAGTGGAGAAAACTTGTACTGAAAACGATGTAAAGAAAGCTTATAAGAAGGTAAGACATGGTCGGTagccaaaaaaaagggtCAACTGACAGTCATTAGCTTGCGCTGGCTCTGCATCCCGATAAAAAGTATGTAGGACGATTCTCGATAAGCGTTTTTCAGATCGCTAACGGCTTTGTAGCGGTGCTCCTGGTGCGGATGAAGCTTTCAAGAGTATGTCTAATTATTCGATAAGACTGTATTTGTAACTCACGCATAACGTAGTGGTATCCAAGGCCTTTCAAGTCCTTTCCGACTCCAACCTCAGAGCTGCGTACGATTCCAATCCTGATTACGATCCAACTCAACGAAATGCCGGTATGCCTAGTCGGAGTAGCGGAATGGGAGGTATGGGCGGCATGCACCCCGGATTTGGAGGGGCTTATCAACAGGAGATTAATCCAGAAGATTTGTTTAACATGTTCtttggtggaggtggaggtggattTGGAAACTCTCCATTTGGGGGGGCGAATGGTTCGTAAACCACTTGGTAACTCATAATTGGTAATGATCATGCTGAATTTCCGGTTGTTGTAGTATTTACATTTGGCGGACCTGGTGGCTTCCGGACATATCAAGCTGGACCACGTCGCCCTCGACAAGCAGCAGACGGCGATGGCAACGCTTTGACTGCCCTTTTACCTatccttctcgtcctcgtcttctctaTCATCACCATTCTCCcgtccatcctctccacgGCCGGTACACCTGATCCATCATATTCATTTGAACCATCTACAAACCTGGAGACTGGACGAGAATCGTTCAACTGGAAGGTGCCGTATTTTGTTAATAAGCAGGAATGGGAAAAGAGCGAGATTTGGAAGAGCGTGCCTGAAGCGAGGAGGGGAACTGGTTCAGAGGCCTTGTATAGCTCAAAAGTTAGGCAGTTCGAGAAAGGTGTAGAGGGGCATTATGTTAGAAGGCTTCAGAACGAGGTAAGTCAGACAATCTAATCCGCTAGCTTTTCCAAAGCTTACTTACGTCTGTTAGTGTGCAATGTTCAACGATCGAAGAGGAAAGCTCATCGCTGATAATTCCGGCTTCTTCGGCTTCGGTGCAAATGCGGAAAAGATTGCTGAGTTAAGAAAAATGAAGAATCCTGCGTGTGAGCAACTGCGGTCTTGGGGTATTGGGCAAGGTCAAGTGTGGTAATAGTCTATTTTATGAGGTGGGGTGATCAGGTGTGTAAGTTAGGGATAGAGCATTTATCATATGCATTTGTTATTTTTTGTCATTATCGATGATCACCTGGATAGTTGTTATCAGTCGCTGGTGTTGCAGGGTGTAGAAGTCGCAAGCTGTCTGTAAGTCTTTTTCACAGGCAGGAAACCTTAACTAAAAAGACCAGCGACTGCTGACCTGGCCTAACcttgctcctcctcattATTATATTACCGCCACTTATCTACTAGCAGCTGCCGTCGCTGTCAATCGCGACCGCCGTTCTTCCTTAGTTAGCAAAAACAgtcgccttcttccacgCACAACATCTGCGCAGGCATTGGGTCCGAAACTAAATAACGCTCCTCACGAGCAGCCATTAGCGACTACCAAAAGACTGGTTGAAGGATAGGCGGCAAGTGTACAGCGGCGGTCGCGTGAGTTTTCGAACGTGCAATGAAAGATGTTGTTTGTCGGAGCGAATGGGTCGTTTTGGAGTGTTCACATCGGTTGTCATCTAATTAAGTTTTCGTACGGGATCTGGTGGTCgtttttcctcttccttcttttttccacctcctttcctcctaCGTAGCCGCCGTTCTATTCCATTTGTTATTACTTGAGCACACAAGACTCAGTATGTTTAACCCTCGCATACCACAACCCAATGCATTTATACCCATGTACACTTATATCATGCGCTTTTGAGGCTGATGAAAATATTATCCtagttgttgttggtgttAGTTGTTGGTGTTGTTGCTTGTATGTgctcgtcctccttctgctctcTGGCCTGTCTATTCTTGTCCTCCATCCATGTTCTGCGAGGTTCGATATCCCTAAACCACTATAGACCGTTCCATAGTTGCAACAAATTAAGTAAAACCTTCGTTTCGAGCAAGCGAGTCGGATGTTTTTCCTTGGCTGAAATTCTGCTGCTGTTTTTGGTTCTTTGCCCGGCATTAAACGGCTGATGAACCGGTGTCCAGCAGCAGGGTCCGGAAGCGGAGGCGCGCGAAGTCGtcacaacaacaacaaattGGTAACCGAGATTTCCGCGCCACCGCTGCTGCGTGCGTTATCGTCGGACAAGGAAAAACGCAGAGTCGGCTGCTTTTCTCAATCTCGTGTCTTGtaatcttttcttcaacgTCTTCTCGACAAGTCTGCTGTCGCAGCGAGCTCGCCTTCCCGGCTTTCCCATCCGTCTCTTTTCGTCACCCGACCGCTCTTAGACATAGACGGCGTTTTTGCCCTTTGTTGGTCCGCTCGTACCTTTCTGTCACCATCTGGCGTTGAAGGGATTTTGCGCACGTTCTCGACACACTACCCGCATAACTGTGCGTATATATCTTGAAGGACACCATTGCCTCCCGTCCTGTTGTTCAACTGAATTAACGATAAGCACAGAATACATAGACAGCTGTTGCCACCCGCTCTGCTTTAGATTATTTAGACGCCACTCACCGTTCCATCTACGGTATTCATCAGTAATAATACGACAAGATGTCTACTACTCAGTCTACATCCCGACTTCCTGCCTCTCGTCCCGATTCCACCATCCAAACCCCGGCGCTCTCACCTTCTAATTCTGCCGGGCCATCGCCTGCATTGTCCGTTCTTCAGTCGCCTGCGGTATCCGAGTTTGATCTTGAGAACCCGTTCGACAAGATTGGCtacgaagatgatgaggccGTTATGCCTGAATGTTGGGGTCACCGTGGTGCTTCTGCCTCGTTCCGTAAGTCTTCATTCCACGCTTCCAGCGCCCCACGTTACACCATCGCAGTTCTGCTTTCTGGTCATCATCGTTGTCATTGCACACGATTTGGTCGGAGAGCGGACCGGGTGGCGGGTCCAGAACGAACTCCACTAACCACGTGCCTTCCTTTGATCATCCCATGGACATGTGTCATTCTTGTCGATCACGCATCCATCACTTGATTCGTTGTCTTGTCATTTGCCACGGCTTTCGACATTTACAGCGGAGAATACAATCGCCTCCTTTGTTGAGGCATGCAAGACCGGTGCCGATGGTATCGAGACGGGTGAGTACTCGATTGTACTATGATGTACGGCTGCTGACCACATGGATAAGACATCCACGTGACTACTGATAAT
Encoded here:
- a CDS encoding hypothetical protein (Match to EST gb|CF186721.1|CF186721; HMMPfam hit to DnaJ, DnaJ domain, score: 104.3, E(): 2.9e-28) yields the protein MEVNKEEALRALSIAQKHRSASNLPSALKFARKSVALFSTPEGEAMITIIEREIESGGSASGSGASSGTSTANGNTPSSKGKASGIEEHVTSAYSRHGTKTEADDGKSKKREYTTKQLEVVKRVKACKHHQYYEILSVEKTCTENDVKKAYKKLALALHPDKNGAPGADEAFKMVSKAFQVLSDSNLRAAYDSNPDYDPTQRNAGMPSRSSGMGGMGGMHPGFGGAYQQEINPEDLFNMFFGGGGGGFGNSPFGGANVFTFGGPGGFRTYQAGPRRPRQAADGDGNALTALLPILLVLVFSIITILPSILSTAGTPDPSYSFEPSTNLETGRESFNWKVPYFVNKQEWEKSEIWKSVPEARRGTGSEALYSSKVRQFEKGVEGHYVRRLQNECAMFNDRRGKLIADNSGFFGFGANAEKIAELRKMKNPACEQLRSWGIGQGQVW